From Deinococcus reticulitermitis, the proteins below share one genomic window:
- a CDS encoding lysophospholipid acyltransferase family protein yields the protein MSGAPPPDEQRPDEQRLHFPGLRTAFFLGVVRPLLLLGFGVGVRHRERLPARGPALVVANHNSHLDTLLLLSLFSSRTLPLVRPVAAGDYFGRSRALRWLTREIVGGLLIDRAPSGGRRDPLAPVMAALGRGEIVLLFPEGTRGEPEVRAEFKSGVAHLARRRPDVPVVPVGLRGLGYALPKGEWLPVPLNLYVAVGEALTPGADRRAFMAQLEAAMEALDAELPRLHWD from the coding sequence ATGAGCGGGGCGCCCCCTCCGGATGAGCAGCGCCCAGATGAGCAACGGTTGCACTTTCCGGGGCTGCGGACCGCTTTTTTCCTGGGTGTCGTGCGCCCGCTGCTGCTGCTCGGCTTCGGAGTGGGGGTGAGGCACCGTGAGCGCCTGCCCGCGCGGGGACCGGCGCTGGTGGTGGCCAACCACAACAGCCACCTCGACACGCTGCTGCTGCTTTCGCTGTTTTCCAGCCGCACCCTGCCGCTCGTGCGCCCGGTGGCGGCGGGCGACTATTTCGGGCGCTCGCGGGCGCTGCGCTGGCTGACCCGCGAGATCGTCGGCGGGCTGCTGATCGACCGCGCGCCCAGCGGGGGCCGCCGCGACCCGCTCGCCCCGGTGATGGCGGCGCTCGGACGCGGCGAGATCGTGCTGCTTTTCCCGGAAGGCACGCGCGGCGAGCCGGAGGTGCGCGCCGAGTTCAAGTCCGGGGTGGCCCACCTCGCCCGCCGCCGCCCGGACGTGCCGGTGGTTCCGGTGGGCCTGCGCGGGCTGGGCTACGCGCTGCCCAAGGGCGAGTGGCTGCCGGTGCCGCTCAATCTCTACGTCGCGGTGGGAGAAGCGCTGACTCCGGGAGCCGACCGACGGGCCTTCATGGCGCAGCTCGAAGCGGCGATGGAGGCGCTCGATGCCGAGCTGCCGCGCCTGCACTGGGACTGA
- a CDS encoding DUF1175 family protein produces the protein MRLGSLTVRRASLGLLLALALAEGAPAAVPGRPTFDRALFDRSAPDRDRDGYPDAAELRGEDRARFSEWFAAIAESQYYGVSADWAPQDRDCAGLLRYAFVQALLPHDGAWRAKFKYLPPPRLPSVQNLAYPLPYLSRSVFRVAGGAYQAGDVAAGRLVGRTSAQYLANFSARRLGRDPRAARRGDLLFFLRPGLGAYHSMVYLGGGLVVYHTGAAPEEGGEVRLLSLDTLMKHPDPAFHPTAKNPNFLGVYRWKVLD, from the coding sequence ATGCGCCTGGGCTCCCTGACCGTGCGGCGCGCCTCGCTCGGCCTCCTGCTGGCCCTCGCGCTCGCCGAGGGCGCCCCGGCGGCGGTCCCTGGGCGTCCGACCTTCGACCGAGCTCTCTTTGACCGCTCGGCCCCCGACCGCGACCGCGACGGCTACCCCGACGCCGCCGAGCTGCGCGGCGAGGACCGCGCGCGCTTCAGCGAGTGGTTCGCGGCGATCGCCGAGAGCCAGTACTACGGCGTAAGCGCCGACTGGGCGCCCCAGGACCGCGATTGCGCCGGTCTGCTGCGTTACGCTTTCGTGCAGGCGCTGTTGCCGCATGACGGAGCGTGGCGGGCCAAATTCAAATACCTGCCGCCGCCGCGTCTGCCCTCGGTGCAGAACCTAGCTTACCCCCTGCCCTACCTCAGTCGCTCGGTGTTCCGGGTGGCGGGCGGAGCGTACCAGGCGGGCGACGTGGCGGCAGGGCGGCTCGTCGGACGCACGAGCGCGCAATACCTCGCCAACTTCTCGGCGCGGCGCCTCGGGCGCGACCCCCGCGCGGCGCGCCGGGGCGACCTGCTGTTTTTCCTGCGCCCGGGGCTCGGGGCCTACCACTCGATGGTGTACCTCGGCGGCGGCCTCGTCGTGTACCACACCGGCGCGGCTCCCGAAGAGGGCGGCGAGGTGCGGCTGCTGAGCCTGGACACGCTGATGAAGCATCCCGACCCGGCGTTCCACCCCACGGCTAAAAATCCGAACTTCCTGGGCGTCTACCGCTGGAAGGTGCTCGACTGA
- a CDS encoding phosphatidate cytidylyltransferase gives MNPEHGLSWVMGGVGALLLLATLISEGLPRLRGRPANAELVVRVRAWWVMAGLLLLALLLSPEVSIAFVMLISYLALKEYLTLIPQRRSDRRVLLWVYLTIPLHYLWVYLGSYGMFIIFVPVYAFLFLPFRLLLTGVTAHFLRASATLHWGLMLTVFALGHMAFLLRLPDLHPAGGVGWVLFLVLVTQFNDVAQYVTGKRFGQRRIVPSVSPNKTWEGFLGGLMATLLLTVLVAPLLTPLLPWQALLLGALLPAVGFVGDVTLSAVKRDLGVKDASALIPGHGGILDRVDSLTFTAPVLFHFVYYFVYGPLRA, from the coding sequence GTGAACCCCGAGCACGGCCTGAGCTGGGTAATGGGCGGCGTCGGGGCGCTGCTGCTGCTCGCCACCCTGATCAGCGAGGGGCTACCCCGACTGCGGGGCCGGCCTGCCAATGCCGAACTCGTCGTGCGGGTGCGGGCGTGGTGGGTGATGGCGGGGCTGCTGCTGCTCGCGCTGCTGCTGAGTCCCGAGGTGAGCATCGCCTTCGTCATGCTGATCTCGTATCTCGCGCTCAAGGAGTACCTGACGCTGATTCCGCAGCGCCGCTCGGACCGGCGGGTGCTGCTTTGGGTGTACCTCACCATTCCGCTGCACTACCTGTGGGTGTATCTCGGCAGCTACGGCATGTTTATCATCTTCGTGCCGGTGTACGCCTTTCTCTTCCTGCCGTTCCGGCTGCTGCTCACCGGCGTGACCGCCCATTTTCTGCGGGCGAGCGCCACGCTGCACTGGGGGCTGATGCTGACGGTCTTCGCGCTGGGGCATATGGCCTTCTTGCTGCGGCTGCCCGACCTGCACCCGGCGGGCGGCGTGGGCTGGGTGCTGTTTCTGGTGCTCGTGACCCAGTTCAACGACGTGGCGCAGTACGTGACCGGCAAACGCTTCGGCCAGCGACGGATCGTGCCGAGCGTGAGCCCGAACAAGACCTGGGAAGGCTTCCTGGGGGGACTGATGGCCACGCTGCTGCTCACCGTGCTCGTCGCGCCGCTGCTCACGCCGCTGCTGCCCTGGCAGGCGCTGCTGCTCGGGGCGCTGCTGCCCGCCGTGGGCTTCGTCGGCGACGTGACCCTGAGCGCGGTCAAGCGCGACCTCGGGGTGAAGGACGCCTCCGCCCTGATTCCGGGCCACGGCGGCATCCTCGACCGGGTGGACAGCCTGACCTTCACCGCGCCGGTGCTGTTTCACTTCGTCTACTACTTCGTGTACGGGCCGCTGCGGGCATGA
- a CDS encoding class I SAM-dependent methyltransferase family protein, translating into MPHHAPSYEELSRPLPPTSPKRWYYALVKRVMRAASPLSAGLSTGFEHGFDSGVMLEHVYQNQPRGRGVVGKLIDRVYLNAPGWKGIRARGELVKDALRAALHAELQARPQGPVRLLDVACGGGRYDLEVLREFQQGHPHVSVEATLRDYAQVNVDSARALGESLGVRGVRYERADAFSDADLARAAEGGAPDIVLVSGLHEILPDDALIEHHYLQLGRIIRPGGTLIYTVQPVHPQLEFIARTLPSHTGQPWVMRLRSREQVAGWATAAGFRTQAQWTEPQGIFGVVLAQKA; encoded by the coding sequence ATGCCACACCATGCGCCGAGCTACGAGGAATTGTCTCGCCCCCTGCCGCCGACCAGCCCGAAACGCTGGTACTACGCTCTGGTCAAGCGGGTGATGCGCGCGGCGAGCCCGCTCAGCGCGGGGCTGAGCACTGGCTTCGAGCACGGCTTCGACTCGGGCGTGATGCTCGAGCACGTCTACCAGAACCAGCCGCGCGGGCGGGGCGTGGTGGGCAAACTCATCGACCGCGTCTACCTGAACGCGCCGGGCTGGAAGGGCATCCGCGCGCGCGGCGAACTCGTCAAGGACGCGCTGCGGGCGGCGCTGCACGCCGAGCTTCAGGCGCGCCCGCAGGGGCCGGTCCGGCTGCTCGACGTGGCCTGCGGCGGCGGGCGCTACGACCTCGAAGTGCTGCGCGAGTTTCAGCAGGGGCACCCGCACGTGAGCGTCGAGGCCACGCTGCGCGACTACGCCCAGGTCAACGTGGACAGCGCCCGCGCCCTCGGCGAGTCGCTCGGCGTGCGCGGCGTGCGCTACGAGCGGGCCGACGCCTTCAGCGACGCCGACCTCGCGCGGGCGGCAGAGGGCGGAGCCCCCGACATCGTCCTGGTCTCGGGCCTGCACGAGATCCTGCCCGACGACGCGCTGATCGAGCACCATTACCTGCAACTCGGGCGCATCATCCGGCCTGGCGGCACCCTGATCTACACGGTGCAGCCGGTGCATCCGCAGCTTGAATTCATCGCCCGGACGCTGCCCTCGCACACCGGCCAGCCCTGGGTGATGCGCCTGCGTTCGCGCGAGCAGGTGGCGGGCTGGGCGACGGCGGCGGGCTTCCGGACCCAGGCGCAGTGGACCGAGCCGCAGGGCATCTTCGGCGTGGTGCTCGCGCAGAAGGCTTGA
- a CDS encoding choice-of-anchor I family protein — protein MSPDSREAYVTLQESNGLAVIDVLGGTVEAVRSLGLKDHRQAGQGLDASDKDGGINIKTWPVYGADMPDAVAAFSVGARTYLITANEGDTRDSEGFTDEAKVADLKLDAAAFPDAAALQKPGALGRLAVSRTDGDTDGDGDHDRLIAFGARSARIWTAQGELVADTGDLFERKTAELTPATFNSGGTASTFDTRSDNKGPEPEGVTVGVVGAKTFAFVGLERTGGVMVLDVSTPSAPAFVEYVSGVLDPQAEPKSGAAGDLGPEGLLWIPAQQSPNGQPLLVVSNEVSGSVTVYAVSAAGRLSRTGRYQAEPFAYDKGVAEITAYDPASRRLFVVNGATGGLDLLSLSDPARPTLLKSVDLSAYGAGANSVAVQGGVVALAVEAEVKTDAGQVVFLNSDGQPVAQPVTVGALPDMLTFTPDGAHLLVAGEGEPSSDYRVDPAGTVSIINVQKALARK, from the coding sequence GTGAGCCCCGACAGCCGCGAAGCCTACGTGACGTTGCAGGAGAGTAACGGCCTCGCGGTGATCGACGTGCTCGGCGGCACGGTGGAGGCCGTCCGCAGCCTCGGGCTCAAGGACCACCGCCAGGCCGGGCAGGGCCTCGACGCCTCGGATAAGGACGGCGGAATCAATATCAAGACCTGGCCGGTGTACGGCGCGGACATGCCCGACGCGGTCGCGGCCTTCAGCGTCGGTGCCCGGACCTACCTGATCACCGCCAACGAGGGCGACACCCGCGACTCCGAGGGCTTTACCGACGAGGCGAAGGTTGCCGATCTCAAGCTCGACGCGGCGGCTTTTCCCGACGCGGCGGCGCTGCAAAAACCCGGAGCGCTGGGCCGCCTGGCCGTCAGCCGCACGGATGGCGACACCGACGGCGACGGCGACCACGACCGCCTGATCGCGTTCGGCGCGCGTTCGGCGCGCATCTGGACGGCGCAGGGCGAACTCGTGGCCGACACCGGCGACCTCTTCGAGCGCAAGACCGCCGAGCTGACCCCGGCCACCTTCAACTCGGGCGGCACGGCGAGCACCTTCGACACCCGCAGCGACAACAAGGGTCCCGAGCCTGAGGGCGTCACTGTGGGCGTGGTCGGCGCTAAGACCTTCGCTTTCGTCGGCCTGGAGCGCACCGGCGGCGTGATGGTCCTCGACGTGAGCACGCCCAGCGCCCCGGCCTTCGTGGAGTACGTGAGCGGCGTCCTCGACCCGCAGGCCGAGCCGAAAAGCGGCGCGGCGGGCGATCTCGGCCCCGAGGGGCTGCTGTGGATTCCCGCGCAGCAGAGCCCGAACGGCCAGCCGCTTCTCGTCGTGAGCAATGAGGTCAGCGGCAGCGTCACGGTGTACGCCGTGAGCGCGGCGGGGCGCCTGAGCCGGACCGGGCGCTATCAGGCCGAGCCTTTCGCCTACGACAAGGGCGTCGCCGAGATCACGGCCTACGATCCGGCGAGCCGCCGTCTGTTCGTGGTCAACGGCGCGACCGGCGGCCTCGACCTCCTGAGCCTGAGTGACCCCGCCCGGCCCACCCTCCTCAAATCGGTGGACCTGAGCGCCTACGGTGCAGGCGCCAACAGCGTCGCCGTGCAGGGCGGCGTGGTCGCGCTCGCGGTCGAGGCGGAAGTGAAGACCGACGCCGGACAGGTCGTCTTCCTGAACAGCGACGGCCAGCCGGTGGCCCAGCCGGTGACGGTCGGTGCCCTGCCCGACATGCTGACCTTCACGCCCGACGGCGCGCACCTCCTCGTTGCCGGTGAAGGCGAGCCGAGCAGCGATTACCGCGTAGACCCGGCAGGCACGGTCAGCATCATCAACGTGCAAAAGGCGCTCGCGCGGAAATAG
- a CDS encoding alpha-2-macroglobulin family protein: MAKRRAGGKAGLLGIALLLGLGGAQGGVGISGGQFLAGRAVGVEVYAPSGTVFRLERVVDPAALLTGTANPSRPKLPPGLVTRAVGSYRPSGGRLQLGRLPSGVYLVRQGQAGAVVVVSHLGLVVKRDRASALVYSADRQSGKTRDAVIWALGTTGPQRSSGGLARFRSLAASQVFVARSGEDWAVSGSNWNAYAAPQWLGHLYSDRPVYRPGQTAEFKGVVRVPGSLRPLAGQAARLTVRDPDGDELLRRTVTTDAYGSVTARLELSAGARPGEYFMELSPAQAPGDAASDVTGSFFVEEYQKPEYAVTLTPSRASAVQGEKVSVRVSARYLFGGAVGGARVTYNVTRAPYSPPGFDEDALPPGTEEGADYGADLALQGVTRLDAAGNLVLTVPLQKDPDGQPARYRIEAEVEDESRRGVSAQTSVIAYPAALNVQTSTSAYIYEVGDPITLSVDTRNLEGQGQAAPVQLELVRQEWLQVRGEWRPRETVVARRAVRTGTGGRAQTRLTAPGGGGYLLRSTVRDARGRASTSENFVWVLGAGEDWAWFSREIDLRLDRRGYAPGDTATVLVTNPNPGAPVLLTLEGERLRSGVVLRGTGSVLTYRFKVTPDMSPNIFVGASALGAGERYSAEARVRVPRPDSALTVQVKPGKARYQPGEAGSFEVRVKDARGQGVGAQVALGVVDQAIYLIRRDAAPTLTQVFTAERSNAVGTETSQDFYFAPFGPQAQAPAAPMTEAAFAQSKAEPPAAQSDGDPTPRENFKDTLLWVPRLTTDAQGRATVRVTFPDNLTTWVATARAQTVSPRFGQASANALVTKDVIARLSLPPFLVRGDTATLAGLANNTLGAPVRGTARMAVQGLTPVGGAAFQAAGAPLSLAGGARTRQDVQVRAAGVGTANATFTVKTDRGSDALKLPLPVKARGYQEARTVVGSAARPSVGFTLPAGTNPQTVRVKVSATPSLLSAVSPALEYLLGYPYGCTEQTMSRFLPALLAREALGPDELPASVRARLGEYVEVGLARLALFQHEDGGWNFWEFDDSTLEMTAYVTEGLLRAKAAGVGMDAGMLGRALTYLRREVKKPGARQAERARAYRVLAQAGGVNEADLLAFARRADLTAYSLAQTALALQQAGQTGAAREALTRLKAKRRVSSGLTHWESPTRGPWITYWDDNSVQVTAAALEALARLEPGSPLIPQASQWLLAQRRGPKWLSTQDTASVVIAALALPRTQAGAVSNLTARLDGRQVGTMRVQGKSASLDLSPDLAPGEHTLTLSGAPPGLTFAAEVAYAREPAQLSGVTGEIDVSRRYEKLTPQWDAKSERYTYRRAPLLKGGALQPVKVGDLLLVTLSVQPKNHAARYLLVSDPIPAGTKALDERSLAIAGLKTPDEYDWERWNYWYSGRDLREDRVDLYADYLAGRQTMTYLLRVQTPGTFTALPTHAFLMYDPDVEGYGPAATLTVRP, encoded by the coding sequence ATGGCGAAACGGCGTGCAGGCGGCAAGGCAGGGCTGCTCGGCATCGCGCTGCTGCTCGGACTGGGTGGAGCGCAGGGCGGCGTGGGCATCAGCGGCGGGCAGTTCCTGGCCGGGCGCGCGGTGGGGGTGGAGGTCTATGCGCCCAGCGGCACCGTTTTCCGGCTGGAAAGGGTGGTGGACCCGGCGGCGCTCCTGACGGGTACGGCCAACCCCAGCCGCCCGAAGCTGCCGCCCGGCCTCGTGACCCGCGCGGTGGGAAGTTACCGCCCGAGCGGGGGGCGGCTCCAGCTCGGACGGCTCCCGAGCGGCGTGTATCTCGTGCGCCAGGGACAGGCGGGAGCGGTGGTCGTGGTGTCACACCTCGGGCTGGTGGTCAAGCGCGACCGCGCCTCGGCCCTGGTCTACAGCGCCGACCGCCAGAGCGGCAAGACGAGGGACGCCGTGATCTGGGCGCTCGGGACCACTGGGCCGCAGCGCAGCAGCGGGGGGCTCGCCAGGTTCCGCTCGCTCGCGGCCTCGCAGGTGTTCGTCGCGCGTTCGGGCGAGGACTGGGCAGTGTCGGGGTCGAACTGGAACGCTTACGCGGCGCCGCAGTGGCTCGGGCACCTCTACAGCGACCGCCCGGTGTACCGGCCCGGCCAGACGGCGGAATTCAAGGGCGTGGTGCGCGTGCCCGGCAGCCTGCGGCCCCTGGCGGGACAGGCGGCGCGGCTCACCGTGCGTGACCCGGACGGCGACGAGCTGCTGCGCCGCACGGTTACGACCGACGCTTACGGGTCGGTGACGGCGCGGCTGGAGCTGAGCGCGGGAGCGCGGCCCGGCGAGTACTTCATGGAGCTGAGCCCTGCCCAGGCGCCGGGGGACGCGGCGAGCGACGTGACCGGCTCATTCTTCGTCGAGGAGTACCAGAAACCCGAATATGCCGTCACCCTCACCCCCAGCCGCGCGAGCGCCGTGCAGGGCGAAAAGGTCAGCGTGCGCGTCTCGGCCCGCTACCTGTTCGGCGGCGCGGTGGGCGGGGCCAGGGTCACCTACAACGTGACCCGCGCGCCGTATTCCCCGCCCGGCTTCGACGAGGACGCCCTGCCGCCCGGCACCGAGGAGGGCGCGGACTACGGCGCCGACCTCGCGCTTCAGGGCGTGACCCGCCTGGACGCCGCCGGCAACCTCGTGCTCACGGTGCCGCTGCAAAAGGACCCGGACGGCCAGCCCGCGCGTTACCGCATCGAGGCGGAAGTCGAGGACGAGTCGCGCCGGGGGGTCAGCGCGCAGACCTCGGTGATCGCGTACCCGGCGGCGCTGAACGTCCAGACAAGCACCTCGGCCTACATCTACGAGGTGGGCGACCCCATCACCCTCAGCGTGGACACCCGCAACCTGGAGGGCCAGGGGCAGGCGGCGCCGGTGCAGCTCGAACTCGTGCGGCAGGAGTGGCTCCAGGTGCGCGGCGAGTGGAGGCCGCGCGAAACGGTGGTGGCCCGCCGCGCGGTCCGGACCGGAACCGGGGGCCGGGCGCAGACCCGCCTCACCGCGCCGGGGGGCGGAGGCTACCTGCTGCGCTCGACGGTGAGGGACGCGCGGGGGCGGGCCTCGACCTCCGAGAACTTCGTGTGGGTGCTGGGCGCGGGCGAGGACTGGGCCTGGTTCTCGCGCGAGATCGACCTGAGGCTCGACCGCCGGGGCTACGCGCCGGGCGACACCGCGACCGTGCTCGTGACCAACCCGAATCCCGGCGCCCCGGTGCTGCTCACCCTCGAAGGCGAGCGGCTGCGCTCGGGCGTGGTGCTGCGCGGAACAGGCAGCGTGCTCACCTACCGTTTTAAAGTCACGCCCGACATGAGCCCGAACATCTTCGTGGGGGCCTCGGCCCTGGGGGCGGGCGAGCGTTACAGTGCCGAAGCGCGGGTGCGGGTGCCGCGTCCGGACAGTGCGCTCACCGTGCAGGTCAAGCCGGGGAAGGCACGGTATCAGCCGGGCGAGGCGGGGAGCTTCGAGGTCCGCGTGAAGGATGCCCGGGGCCAGGGCGTCGGCGCCCAGGTGGCGCTGGGCGTCGTGGACCAGGCGATCTACCTGATCCGGCGCGACGCGGCGCCCACCTTGACGCAGGTGTTCACCGCCGAGCGCAGCAACGCCGTGGGCACCGAGACGAGCCAGGACTTCTACTTCGCGCCGTTCGGCCCGCAGGCGCAGGCCCCCGCCGCGCCGATGACGGAAGCCGCCTTCGCCCAGAGCAAGGCCGAGCCGCCCGCCGCGCAGAGTGACGGCGACCCCACCCCGCGCGAGAACTTCAAGGACACGCTGCTGTGGGTGCCGAGACTCACCACCGACGCCCAGGGCCGCGCGACCGTGCGGGTCACCTTCCCCGACAACCTGACGACCTGGGTGGCGACCGCCCGCGCCCAGACCGTCTCTCCCCGTTTCGGGCAGGCGAGCGCCAACGCCCTCGTGACCAAGGACGTGATCGCGCGGTTGAGCCTGCCGCCCTTCCTCGTGCGCGGGGACACGGCGACGCTCGCGGGACTCGCCAACAACACGCTCGGCGCTCCGGTGCGGGGCACGGCGCGGATGGCGGTGCAGGGCCTTACCCCGGTGGGCGGCGCGGCGTTTCAGGCGGCTGGTGCCCCGCTCAGCCTCGCGGGGGGCGCGCGCACCCGGCAGGATGTGCAGGTCCGCGCGGCGGGGGTAGGCACGGCGAACGCCACGTTCACGGTCAAGACCGACCGGGGCAGCGACGCCCTCAAACTGCCGCTCCCCGTCAAGGCGCGCGGCTACCAGGAGGCGCGCACGGTGGTGGGCAGCGCCGCCCGCCCGAGCGTGGGGTTCACCCTCCCCGCCGGCACGAATCCGCAGACGGTGCGCGTCAAGGTTTCGGCCACGCCTTCGCTGCTCTCGGCGGTGTCTCCGGCCCTCGAATACCTCCTCGGCTACCCCTACGGCTGCACCGAGCAGACGATGAGCCGCTTCCTGCCGGCGCTGCTCGCCCGGGAGGCCCTCGGCCCGGACGAGCTCCCCGCCAGTGTGCGGGCGCGGCTCGGCGAGTACGTGGAAGTCGGGCTCGCACGCCTGGCGCTGTTTCAGCATGAGGACGGCGGGTGGAATTTCTGGGAATTCGACGACAGCACACTGGAGATGACCGCCTACGTGACGGAGGGGCTGCTGCGCGCCAAGGCGGCGGGCGTGGGGATGGACGCGGGGATGCTGGGCCGCGCCCTGACGTATCTCAGGCGCGAGGTGAAAAAGCCCGGCGCCCGCCAGGCCGAGCGTGCCCGCGCCTACCGGGTGCTCGCGCAGGCGGGGGGGGTGAACGAGGCAGACCTCCTCGCCTTCGCCCGCCGCGCCGACCTCACGGCGTACTCGCTCGCGCAGACTGCCCTCGCGCTTCAGCAGGCCGGGCAGACAGGCGCGGCCAGGGAAGCGCTGACCCGTCTGAAAGCCAAACGGCGCGTGAGCAGCGGCCTGACGCACTGGGAGAGCCCCACGCGCGGCCCCTGGATCACCTACTGGGACGACAACTCGGTGCAGGTCACGGCGGCGGCGCTCGAAGCCCTCGCACGATTGGAGCCGGGCAGCCCGCTGATTCCGCAGGCGTCGCAGTGGCTGCTCGCCCAACGGCGCGGCCCCAAGTGGCTGAGCACCCAGGACACCGCCAGCGTGGTGATCGCGGCCCTCGCGCTGCCCAGAACCCAGGCCGGCGCGGTGTCCAACCTCACGGCCCGGCTCGACGGACGGCAGGTGGGCACCATGCGCGTGCAGGGGAAGTCGGCGAGCCTCGACCTCTCCCCCGACCTCGCGCCCGGCGAGCACACCCTCACCCTCTCGGGGGCGCCGCCAGGCCTCACCTTCGCGGCGGAAGTCGCCTACGCCCGCGAGCCGGCACAGCTTTCCGGCGTGACAGGAGAGATCGACGTATCGCGGCGCTATGAAAAGCTCACGCCGCAGTGGGACGCGAAGAGCGAGCGCTACACCTACCGCCGCGCCCCGCTCCTGAAAGGCGGCGCGTTGCAGCCGGTGAAGGTGGGCGACCTGCTCCTCGTGACCCTCAGCGTGCAGCCGAAGAACCACGCCGCGCGCTACCTGCTCGTGAGCGACCCGATTCCCGCCGGCACGAAGGCGCTCGACGAACGCAGCCTCGCCATCGCGGGCCTGAAAACCCCGGACGAATACGACTGGGAGCGCTGGAACTACTGGTACTCGGGGCGCGACCTGCGCGAGGACCGGGTGGACCTCTACGCCGACTATCTCGCGGGCCGGCAGACGATGACCTACCTGCTGCGGGTGCAGACGCCGGGGACGTTCACCGCGCTGCCCACCCACGCTTTCCTGATGTACGACCCGGACGTGGAAGGCTACGGTCCGGCGGCGACGCTGACCGTGAGGCCGTGA